A part of Schistosoma mansoni strain Puerto Rico chromosome W, complete genome genomic DNA contains:
- a CDS encoding putative dna repair protein xp-C / rad4: MGRKSASLPCTPRRSTRQVRSTYEVQTAPENKKSHTKRRSKRISSSVGTQKSSLKETLGLEKESELFGDDKKLLTDSHFQDEFSDSDSSDFVSQCSSVERPKNKKKGNLRLFSQFKPKNVAKKLIKPSKNVNVVENLQSVVDNDSDDETEWVEVNDELTNEVDFMHNLLNSSSNTVPCEDGEKKPASLTVAIPFDSLAKKRSKQDPKLLELLALKRKLKEHYTLMHSVHVLCFLAHSRVVNRTCDSSLCRALGISLLANTNAVYNQKTKQFARLPLWSIEHVEACLVSLLSYQGIQICTEKNSCGDYEYQLVHRLLESKSTEGDCLILLVAALRSLGFDVRIILGLNPIPLSPSESATKILTSTTKETKSPNKGKHNRKIISSDEESIFDTDFDHHCDDENSKSSITLFAELFLPKLNRWVCIDPSSPTGVVDKVNFKHGSLYVVGACSVRSTSLELVSYVGRNPVDLSPRYVQDWCVSARTHRIPAEKWSSFLDIQSRFFDKDAAEYDALVSKSDTLPTFQRDSKDKDSIQEKLLSEPLPKRMQDFKNHPLYVLQRHLLKFQVIYPPDSIPLGYFRNEPVYSRDCLHLCHTRESWLKEAMTVRLHEKPAKVVKARLSMKRKLLQGSDSTPPTVEIFGPWQVEPYAPPKAENGIVPRNAHGNVDLFKPCMLPIGCAHLCLSGMSYMVLFFLSCLI, translated from the exons ATGGGCCGGAAAAGTGCTTCTCTGCCTTGTACACCAAGGCGTTCTACTCGACAGGTTAGGTCAACTTATGAAGTCCAAACGGCTCCTGAAAATAAGAAGTCG CATACAAAAAGACGTAGTAAACGAATTAGTTCATCAGTAGGAACACAAAAGTCAAGTCTTAAAGAAACATTGGGCTTGGAGAAAGAAAGTGAATTGTTCGGAGACGATAAAAAGTTATTGACAGATAGCCACTTTCAAGATGAGTTTAGTGACAGCGATTCAAGTGATTTTGTATCCCAGTGCTCAAGTGTCGAAAGAcctaaaaacaagaaaaaaggcAATTTGCGCTTGTTTTCACAATTCAAACCTAAGAATGTGgctaaaaaattaattaaaccaTCGAAAAACGTTAATGTAGTTGAAAATCTTCAAAGTGTTGTAGATAATGATTCAGACGATGAAACAGAATGGGTTGAAGTTAATGATGAACTAACTAATGAAGTAGATTTCATGCATAACCTTTTAAATTCCAGTTCAAATACTGTACCTTGCGAAGATGGAGAAAAGAAACCTGCATCACTAACTGTAGCCATCCCTTTTGATAGTCTCGCTAAAAAACGTTCGAAACAAGATCCAAAACTTCTCGAGTTACTTGCACTAAAGCGTAAACTAAAAGAACACTACACATTGATGCATTCAGTTCATGTGTTATGTTTTCTCGCTCATAGTCGTGTGGTAAATCGAACTTGTGACAGTTCCTTATGCCGTGCGttaggtatttcacttttggcTAATACAAACGCAGTGTAcaatcaaaaaacaaaacagtttgCCAGATTACCATTATGGTCAATTGAACATGTAGAAGCATGTCTTGTTTCATTGTTGTCATATCAAGGAATACAAATATGTACTGAAAAGAATTCATGCGGGGATTATGAATACCAACTTGTTCATCGTCTGTTAGAGTCCAAATCAACTGAAGGTGATTGTCTCATACTACTTGTTGCAGCCCTTCGTTCGCTTGGATTCGATGTACGAATAATCCTTGGTCTTAATCCAATACCTTTATCACCTAGTGAATCAGCGACTAAAATCCTTACGTCTACAACTAAAGAAACTAAAAGTCCCAATAAAGGAAAACATAATCGAAAAATCATTTCTTCAGATGAAGAAAGCATATTTGATACCGATTTCGATCACCATTGTGATGATGAGAATTCAAAATCCAGCATTACTCTATTTGCTGAATTATTTCTACCGAAATTGAATCGTTGGGTGTGTATTGATCCATCATCGCCTACAGGTGTTGTGGATAAAGTGAATTTCAAACATGGATCTTTATATGTTGTCGGTGCTTGTTCTGTACGATCAACTAGTCTTGAGTTAGTATCTTATGTTGGTAGAAATCCAGTTGACTTGTCTCCTCGTTATGTTCAGGATTGGTGTGTTTCTGCTCGTACTCATCGCATTCCTGCTGAGAAATGGAGTAGTTTTCTTGATATACAAAGTAGATTTTTTGATAAAGATGCTGCTGAATATGATGCTTTAGTTTCTAAGTCGGATACACTCCCAACTTTCCAACGAGATAGTAAAGATAAAGATTCTATTCAAGAAAAGCTTTTATCTGAACCTCTACCCAAACGCATGCAAGACTTTAAGAATCATCCATTGTACGTTCTCCAACGCCATTTACTTAAATTTCAAGTTATTTATCCACCTGATTCAATCCCTTTGGGATATTTTCGTAATGAACCGGTTTATTCTCGTGATTGTCTTCATCTTTGTCATACCAGAGAATCATGGTTAAAAGAGGCTATG ACTGTTCGTCTTCATGAAAAACCTGCAAAAGTTGTTAAAGCTCGTTTATCAATGAAACGTAAGTTGTTACAAGGTTCTGATTCTACACCTCCAACTGTTGAAATATTCGGTCCATGGCAAGTGGAACCGTATGCACCACCGAAAGCTGAAAATGGTATTGTCCCACGTAATGCACATGGAAATGTTGACTTGTTTAAACCTTGCATGCTCCCCATAGGCTGTGCACACTTATGTCTTTCTGGTATGTCCTATATggttctcttttttttatcaTGTTTGATTTAA